AGTTAAAACATAAATTTGAACCGCAATTACAAAAAGCCAATACGCGAAAATTATTTGACGAAATTGAGATTCCGTTAGTAAAAGTTTTAGCAGCTATGGAACACGAAGGCATTCGTTTAGATGTTCCGTTTTTAAACGAATTATCAGAAAAAATTGCTGCAGAAATTAAAGCGTTAGAATTAAGCATTTACGAAATTGCAGGTACAACCTTTAACATTGCATCGCCAAAGCAATTAGGCGAAGTTTTATTTGATACGTTAAAAATTGGTAGCGGTAAAATTAAAAAAACCAAAACGGGCCAATATGCAACCGGTGAAGAAGTTTTAAGCGATTTAGCGAAAGACAATGAAATTGTTCAGAAAATTTTAGAATATCGCCAAGTTGTAAAGCTACAAAATACATATATTGATGCATTGCCAAAACAAGTTGATGCAACAACCAATCGTGTACATACCGATTACATGCAAACCGTAGCTGCCACCGGACGTTTAAGTTCAAACAATCCGAACTTGCAAAACATTCCGATTCGAACCGAACGCGGACGATTGATTCGTAAAGCATTTATTCCACGCGATGAAAATTACACATTAGTTTCGGCCGATTATTCTCAAATTGAATTGCGTATTATTGCAGCCATTTCTGGTGAAGAAAACATGATTCAATCATTTAAAAATGGAGAAGATATTCACCGTGCAACAGCAGCTAAAGTTTTTAATGTTCCTTTAGACGAAGTTACAAAAGAACAACGTAGCCATGCAAAAACGGTAAACTTTGGAATTATTTATGGTGTTTCGGCCTTTGGTTTAAGCCAACAAACCAATTTAAGCCGCCAAGAAAGTGCTGCACTTATTGATGCCTATTACAAAACGTACGCGTTTACGTAATTTTATTGATGAGCAAATTGCATTTGCTCGTGATAATGGTTATGTACAAACCGTTTTGGGGCGCCGTCGTTATTTACGCGATATAAATTCGGGTAATGCTATGGTGCGTGGAGGTGCAGAACGAAATGCCGTTAATGCACCTATTCAGGGTTCGGCGGCCGATATTATTAAAATTGCGATGATTAACATTTATAATAAGTTAACTCAAGAAAACTGGAAATCTAAAATGTTGTTGCAAGTACACGACGAATTGGTTTTTGATGTGCATCGCGACGAATTAGATAAAATTAAACCAATGATAAAACATGAAATGGAAAATGCATTTAAGCTAATTGTTCCGTTAGAAGTTGAAATTGGCGAAGGTAAAAACTGGTTAGAAGCGCATTAATCTACTATAAATAAATGTTTAAAAAAGAGGTTGTTAAGCAACCTCTTTTTTTATTCAAAATAAGCAACTATTTTTAACCATCAATTTTTAGCGTTTCGTTTTATGAAAAAAATACTTTATATTTTTCTAATAATATCCTTTTCAGCAACTGCACAAAGCAATATTAGTAAAATTGACAGCCTATTAACGTATTACAACATCAATCAGAAAATGATGGGGCAATACGCCATTAAACTTGGCAACAGCACCGTTTTAGAAACGGCTTATGGCAACAAAACCAATCCAACCGTAAAGCTAAACAACGAAAGTAAATTTAAAATTGGTGATATAACTAAAATGTTTACAGCAACCTTAATATTACAATTGGTTGATGAAAAAAAATTAAAACTTACCGACAACTTAAATAAGTTTTACCCGAAAATACCCGAAGCAAAACAAATTACCATAGAAATGTTGTTGCGCCACCGTAGCGGATTACCAGATTATGTGGGCATTGAAAATGTAGAAAATACAACAAGCCAACAAGTTTTAAAATGGATTGAAGCTAGTGATTTATTGTTTGAGCCAGGAACAGCAACCAAGTTTGCCAGCACAAATTATTTTTTATTGGGCGAAATTTTACAGCAAATAACTCAAAAAACATATAACGATAATCTGATTGCGCGCATCTGCAAACCGCTTAATTTATATTTTACATCGCTACAAGGTTATGCAATTACCGAACCTAAACAGCCGGCAGCAAGTTATTTGTTTCGTTTAAACCATTGGGTTGAAACCAACGAAAAATATTCGCCAGCATTATACGCAGCAAACGGCATTATTTCGAACGCAAAAGATCTTAGTAAATTTATTCATGGCTTATTTAGTTACAAACTACTAAAAAAAGAAACGGTTGATAAAATGATTGAAACACAAAACGGATTTGGCTTGGGTATTACAGCAATTCCGTTTGGAGATCGTGTGTTTTATGGCCATGCAGGCAGAATTGATGCAAACCAAACCGTAGTTTTATATAACCCGGGCGAAAAATTAGCTTACACAGCTTTAAACAACGCGGTAGCTACAAATACAAACGAAATTAACATTTCGGTATTAGCCATATATTTTAATCAGCCATTTGCATTCCCAGATTTTACAGATTTAGAAATTCCTGAAAGCATTTTAAAAAATTATATCGGAATTTATAAATCGGATGATTTACCAATAGAAATAAAAGTATTTATTGAAAACGGAAAATTATTTGCACAAGCAGCCGGCCAAGCCGATTTTCCGTTAGCTGCAAAATCAGAAACCGAATTTCAGTTTCATCCAGCACGTATCAAAATAACTTTTAAAAACAACGAATTTATTCTAAATCAATCAGATGCAAATTACTTGTTTACAAAACAGTAAAAGCCAAAAGCAATATAAAATAATAAATTTTTGATAAAAAACATACAGTTTATCCCATATCCGTTTGTTTAATTAATAATTATGATTAATTTTGCACTCCTTTAATTAGGAATGGAATGTTTAATTAAATAATTTTTATTGTGAACAATTTAAGCTACAAAACTGTATCAGCTAACAAAGCAACTGTTCAAAAAGAATGGATTGTAGTTGATGCTGAAGGTCATAACTTAGGTCGCTTAGCAACAAAAGTAGCAATGCTTTTAAGAGGTAAGTACAAACCAAGTTATACACCACATGTTGACTGTGGAGATAACGTAATCGTTATCAATGCTGAAAAAATCAATTTAACTGGAAACAAATTAAATGACAAAACTTACGTTCGTCATACAGGTTACCCAGGTGGACAAAGATTTTTAACAGCTAAAGTAATGCAACAAAAAAACCCTGCATTATTAGTAGAAAAAGCGGTAAAAGGAATGTTACCTAAAAACAGATTAGGTGCACAATTATTCCGTAATTTAAATGTATACGTTGGTGCTGCTCACAAACATGAAGCGCAACAACCTAAAACTGTAAACTTAAACGAGATTAAGTAATGGAAGTAATTCACAAAATCGGTAGAAGAAAAACTGCTGTAGCACGTGTTTATGTTTCTA
This genomic window from Flavobacterium agricola contains:
- a CDS encoding serine hydrolase domain-containing protein — encoded protein: MKKILYIFLIISFSATAQSNISKIDSLLTYYNINQKMMGQYAIKLGNSTVLETAYGNKTNPTVKLNNESKFKIGDITKMFTATLILQLVDEKKLKLTDNLNKFYPKIPEAKQITIEMLLRHRSGLPDYVGIENVENTTSQQVLKWIEASDLLFEPGTATKFASTNYFLLGEILQQITQKTYNDNLIARICKPLNLYFTSLQGYAITEPKQPAASYLFRLNHWVETNEKYSPALYAANGIISNAKDLSKFIHGLFSYKLLKKETVDKMIETQNGFGLGITAIPFGDRVFYGHAGRIDANQTVVLYNPGEKLAYTALNNAVATNTNEINISVLAIYFNQPFAFPDFTDLEIPESILKNYIGIYKSDDLPIEIKVFIENGKLFAQAAGQADFPLAAKSETEFQFHPARIKITFKNNEFILNQSDANYLFTKQ
- the rplM gene encoding 50S ribosomal protein L13, translated to MNNLSYKTVSANKATVQKEWIVVDAEGHNLGRLATKVAMLLRGKYKPSYTPHVDCGDNVIVINAEKINLTGNKLNDKTYVRHTGYPGGQRFLTAKVMQQKNPALLVEKAVKGMLPKNRLGAQLFRNLNVYVGAAHKHEAQQPKTVNLNEIK